The Listeria welshimeri serovar 6b str. SLCC5334 genome has a window encoding:
- a CDS encoding SH3 domain-containing protein, which yields MNQTFIVKKEHISKYPNPLFVNKNDSIWVFEEDTEYPGWIFCKVKSSGKEGWVPKQIIQLGSDGKSGSVTEDYSARELNVKPGDKLESNRELNGWVWCVTEDNEAGWVPRENLEA from the coding sequence ATGAATCAAACATTTATTGTAAAAAAAGAACATATTAGCAAATATCCAAATCCCCTTTTTGTTAATAAAAATGATTCTATCTGGGTATTTGAAGAAGACACAGAATATCCAGGTTGGATTTTTTGCAAAGTGAAATCATCTGGAAAAGAAGGGTGGGTTCCCAAGCAAATTATTCAATTAGGTAGTGATGGGAAAAGTGGCTCTGTGACAGAGGATTATTCTGCACGCGAATTAAACGTGAAACCTGGCGATAAATTAGAGAGTAATCGCGAGCTTAATGGATGGGTTTGGTGTGTGACAGAAGATAATGAAGCAGGCTGGGTACCAAGAGAAAATCTCGAAGCATAA
- the fsa gene encoding fructose-6-phosphate aldolase yields MRFFIDTANVEEIKKANRMGFIAGVTTNPSLVAKEGRDFNEVIQEITSIVDGPISGEVVSLEADEMIEEGRVIAKIHPNMVVKIPMTGEGLAAVKVLTEEGIKTNVTLVFSATQALLAARAGATYVSPFLGRLDDIGDDGLVLIRDIAEIFEIHGIPTEIISASVRHPIHVIECAKAGADIATVPYKVFEQMLKHPLTDSGIDKFLADWEAAKK; encoded by the coding sequence ATGAGATTTTTTATCGATACAGCGAACGTAGAAGAAATTAAAAAGGCTAACAGAATGGGGTTCATTGCTGGAGTAACGACAAACCCATCACTTGTTGCGAAAGAAGGTCGCGATTTTAATGAGGTCATTCAAGAAATCACATCCATTGTTGACGGGCCCATTAGCGGTGAAGTAGTAAGTTTAGAAGCAGATGAAATGATTGAGGAAGGCCGAGTTATTGCAAAAATTCATCCGAACATGGTTGTGAAAATACCAATGACTGGAGAAGGCTTAGCCGCAGTGAAAGTATTGACAGAAGAAGGTATTAAAACCAATGTAACCCTTGTTTTTTCTGCTACACAAGCATTACTTGCAGCAAGGGCAGGCGCAACATACGTATCTCCATTTTTAGGACGGTTAGATGATATTGGTGATGATGGTCTGGTACTTATTCGAGATATCGCGGAAATTTTTGAAATTCATGGTATTCCAACTGAAATAATTTCGGCGAGTGTGCGGCATCCGATTCATGTTATTGAATGTGCCAAAGCAGGTGCTGACATTGCCACAGTTCCATATAAAGTATTTGAACAAATGCTAAAACATCCTCTGACTGACAGCGGTATTGATAAATTCTTAGCAGACTGGGAAGCAGCGAAAAAATGA
- a CDS encoding Crp/Fnr family transcriptional regulator, with protein MLFLKELKSDLTVSKLMELCFEHPNYKEYCSVISTKKGEVLESLSPAGTKVYFVLSGIYGMIVEKDAEMEEESCKECIIRFLQKGDSFGLYHLFYDEWSPHVSMQSLGHGEVMEVDSNFLFSIFDKDDENNFFMIKVMAEELREAHTFAKLSFLKKEERIRKAILKCAQTLGTFSDNGILLPKEITQEVLARYTNTSREYVAHTVMHLIKEDIIRNRPKPLLVMDKSRL; from the coding sequence ATGCTATTCTTAAAAGAGCTTAAGTCCGATCTAACGGTTAGCAAATTAATGGAGCTTTGTTTTGAACATCCAAATTACAAAGAATATTGCTCAGTTATCAGCACCAAGAAGGGTGAGGTTCTAGAAAGTTTAAGTCCAGCTGGGACAAAGGTATATTTTGTTCTAAGTGGCATATACGGGATGATTGTAGAAAAAGATGCAGAAATGGAAGAAGAAAGTTGTAAAGAATGCATTATTCGGTTCTTGCAAAAAGGAGATAGTTTTGGACTTTATCATCTTTTTTATGATGAGTGGAGCCCACATGTTTCAATGCAAAGCTTGGGTCACGGAGAAGTTATGGAAGTAGACAGCAATTTTTTGTTTTCTATTTTTGATAAAGATGATGAGAATAACTTTTTCATGATTAAAGTAATGGCAGAAGAATTACGTGAAGCTCATACATTTGCAAAACTAAGCTTTTTGAAAAAAGAAGAACGAATTCGCAAAGCCATTCTCAAATGCGCTCAAACTTTAGGAACGTTTTCTGATAACGGGATATTGCTACCAAAAGAAATTACGCAAGAAGTACTTGCCAGATACACCAATACATCACGCGAATATGTGGCACACACAGTCATGCATTTAATTAAAGAGGATATAATTAGAAATAGACCAAAACCTCTTCTAGTGATGGATAAATCACGTTTATAA
- the lde gene encoding multidrug efflux MFS transporter Lde: MESWKKNLYVVWVGCFLTGTGLNLIMPFLPLYIEELGVHNPDQVSLWSGIALSSTFLVSAIMSPIWGKLADQKGRRIMLLRAALGMAIAMILMGLVSNVYQFVGLRLLMGIFSGYISTANALIATQVPRHRSGWALGALSTAAVSGVLIGPLIGGALSDSFGVRPVFYITGVLLLGSFFLTLFFVKEKFTPLEKQEMRSGKEVFLSLEKPGLIVSLFITTMMIQIASNSVNPILTLYVRDLAGNAQNIAFISGMIASVPGVAALIAAPRLGRWGDRIGSERILLGALIGSMLLQIPMAFAQNPLQLGILRFLLGLTDGALLPAVQSLLTKNTPREVSGRIFGYNQSFQYIGNVIGPLIGSSVAAHFGYGDVFLVVAGFIFINVLISFYFNQKMHREKGNHAN; this comes from the coding sequence ATGGAAAGTTGGAAGAAGAATTTATATGTTGTCTGGGTTGGGTGTTTTTTGACCGGGACCGGATTAAATTTAATCATGCCATTTTTACCATTGTATATTGAAGAATTAGGCGTACATAATCCGGATCAAGTCAGCTTGTGGTCAGGGATTGCTCTTAGTTCTACTTTTTTAGTATCAGCTATAATGTCACCAATATGGGGAAAGCTAGCTGACCAAAAAGGACGACGAATCATGCTTTTACGTGCTGCATTAGGTATGGCGATAGCGATGATTTTAATGGGATTAGTTAGCAATGTGTATCAATTCGTAGGTTTGCGTCTTTTGATGGGTATTTTTTCAGGGTATATTTCAACAGCGAATGCACTTATTGCAACACAGGTTCCTCGACATCGTAGTGGCTGGGCGCTGGGAGCACTATCTACAGCAGCCGTATCAGGCGTATTAATCGGTCCGCTAATTGGAGGTGCATTATCGGATTCATTTGGAGTTAGACCAGTGTTTTATATTACAGGGGTCCTTCTTTTAGGTAGTTTTTTCTTAACTCTTTTCTTCGTGAAAGAGAAATTTACACCGCTTGAAAAGCAGGAAATGCGATCAGGGAAAGAAGTTTTCTTATCATTAGAAAAACCTGGCTTAATTGTTTCCTTGTTTATTACAACGATGATGATTCAAATCGCTTCTAATTCAGTGAACCCGATTTTGACATTGTATGTACGAGATTTAGCAGGAAATGCACAAAATATAGCGTTTATTAGTGGGATGATTGCTTCTGTACCAGGGGTTGCAGCTCTTATTGCGGCGCCAAGACTAGGAAGATGGGGCGACCGAATCGGTTCAGAGCGAATACTTTTAGGTGCCCTCATTGGCTCTATGTTATTGCAGATACCAATGGCTTTCGCGCAAAATCCACTACAATTAGGAATTCTGCGCTTCTTACTTGGTTTGACGGATGGTGCCTTATTGCCAGCAGTTCAATCACTTCTTACAAAAAATACGCCACGAGAAGTTTCAGGTCGGATTTTTGGTTATAATCAATCATTTCAATACATTGGGAATGTCATCGGACCGCTTATTGGTTCAAGTGTAGCAGCGCATTTTGGCTATGGAGATGTGTTCCTCGTAGTTGCTGGTTTTATTTTTATCAATGTATTAATCAGTTTTTATTTCAATCAAAAAATGCATAGAGAGAAGGGAAACCATGCCAACTGA